From one Anopheles cruzii chromosome 3, idAnoCruzAS_RS32_06, whole genome shotgun sequence genomic stretch:
- the LOC128269953 gene encoding abnormal spindle-like microcephaly-associated protein homolog: MNLLLHQQRSPGAVVPIPEDLRGLMEDMSREVLRSQPRNVIHFLADYLEEKLVQRENRRLAERVVDNVLDHSVEIVAMLEAVGFDADRAELAVKRIRQEFHRHFETRTDDERLREAFRERQVLDRLIKECHFSEAEARKASAIIEQAYRTFYFRNAYRDPQPPDGGANDWRRAAKHSLAIFAETGPTREEMETAAVRIQAAYRGYYTRKRQELDRKATIIQRAFRRRQQLKEASSEILAYEVLQPVTPESDLSYSPSDDVRRLVNVAVSRALPTGEQPPETPNMEQAATLIQSVYRGHRQRVQRGLGSKPQPVPDPEAAATLLQSVIRGHQTRKKAKTYDAMATLLQSHARGYLARKRFRHSTRPADSGAPPEDS, encoded by the exons ATGAACCTTCTCCTGCACCAGCAACGAAGTCCCGGCGCGGTGGTTCCAATCCCGGAGGACCTCCGTGGCCTAATGGAGGACATGAGCCGTGAGGTGCTGCGATCCCAACCGAGGAATGTGATCCACTTCCTGGCGGATTACCTCGAAGAGAAGCTGGTCCAGCGTGAGAATCGCCGGCTGGCGGAACGTGTCGTCGACAACGTGCTGGACCACAGTGTCGAGATCGTCGCCATGCTGGAAGCGGTCGGTTTTGACGCGGACCGTGCCGAGCTTGCGGTGAAACGTATTCGGCAAGAGTTCCACCGTCACTTTGAAACGCGAACCGATGACGAGCGGCTACGGGAAGCTTTTCGCGAACGTCAAGTTCTCGATCGGTTGATCAAGGAGTGTCACTTCAGCGAAGCGGAAGCACGAAAAGCATCGGCCATTATCGAGCAGGCCTATCGGACGTTCTACTTCCGGAACGCATACCGAGATCCTCAACCGCCGGACGGTGGAGCTAACGATTGGCGTCGGGCAGCGAAGCACTCTCTGGCCATCTTCGCCGAGACGGGACCTACCCGTGAGGAGATGgaaaccgccgccgtcaggaTTCAAGCCGCCTACCGTGGGTACTACACCCGCAAGCGGCAGGAACTGGACCGGAAAGCCACCATCATACAGCGGGCATTCCGCAGACGCCAACAGTTAAAGGAAGCTAGTTCCGAAATTCTTGCGTACGAGGTCCTCCAACCGGTAACTCCCGAATCCGACCTTAGTTACTCACCCAGTGACGATGTTCGCCGTTTGGTAAACGTGGCCGTCAGCCGGGCCCTTCCTACCGGCGAGCAACCCCCGGAAACCCCCAATATGGAGCAAGCGGCTACGCTAATACAATCGGTCTATCGTGGACATCGGCAAAGAGTTCAGCGGGGCCTGGGGTCAAAACCACAACCCGTACCGGATCCCGAAGCGGCCGCCACTCTGCTACAGTCGGTGATCCGGGGACATCAGACACGCAAGAAGGCAAAAACCTACGACGCGATGGCCACACTGCTGCAG TCACACGCTCGAGGCTATCTGGCACGCAAGAGATTCCGGCACAGCACACGACCCGCGGACAGCGGCGCACCGCCAGAGGATTCCTAG